The Solibacillus isronensis genome includes the window TCTTTTGCGTGAGTAATACCAATATTCCAGCCGTAACGCTGTAAGAAAAATTTTGCGTATTCAAGGCCTAAGCTTTCGATCAATTCCTTCCTTAAAATTCCAAATGTATTAGTAGTAGTGTACAACGCTTTATCTACATAAGATGAGCCAGCCATTTTCAACCTCCTGAATATTCGGAATATTAACTATTTTTAAATGAAACATACCACACTTTACATTGAAATGAGAAGATAATTTTTAATTTTTGTTAAATATTAGTAAAAAAATTACTATTTTCAACTTGTTATTATTTTTTTATAGAAACTTTAATTCGGGTTCTGTCACTACGGTTTTTTCAAATATAACGTATTAAAATTATTATCCGAAAAGCTGCTCTACAAAGAAAAAGCGTTTAATTAAATCGGAAAAATGATTGCCGTATAGATGAAACAAAAAGGCTCGAACAATCTATAAAAACCGTATTTTTATATGATTGGACGTTTGCTGTACGATTAAGATTCGTTAATTTTTACTTATATTTGATTGTAAATTCCATAGATATTCACCATATTATTCGAAATTTAAAACCGTAATATTGGATTTAACAAATAAAAGGAGTTGAAATGATGACGACAGCGCTTACAGAAAGACAAATTGAAGTAATGAATAAAATGCAGGAGATTGCAGCGAATGTTCGTAAACGTGTAAAGGAAACAGAGGAAATTAGAAGAATACCAGAAGCCACAATGCAGGAATTGAAAGATTCTGGCTTAATGTATATTTTACGTCCCGAACGATACGGTGGTTTACAGGCAAATGTCGAAACTTACAGCCAGGTCATTATTGAACTATCGAAAGCATGTGCTTCAACTGGATGGATTGCTTCTCTTTGTGCAATTCGCGATATTATGGTGGCGGAATCATTCAGTGAAAAGGCCCACTTGGAAATTTTCTCTGACAACCCGGAGGATGTATTATTTGCAGGTGTATATGAACCAAGATCTTGTACTGTACGGAAAGTAGAAGGCGGTTACCTTGTTGAGGAAGGTCACTGGATGTTCTGTTCAGGTTCACTGCATGCGACATGGGGTTACTTCGGTATGTATACAAAAGATGAGAACGATAACATTTTAGAGCAGCTGTTAATGACAGTACCATTTGATGTACTGGAAATTGAAGACGACTGGCATACGTTAGGTCTTCGAGGAACGGGCAGTAATGCGGTGAAAATGAAAAATATTTTCGTACCGGAACACCGAGTTACATCATTTGTGAAAATTTTAGACGGAGATTTCCAATCACCGCATTTACGCGATATTCCATTATATAACTCTGCACTGTTCCCATGTTTAATTTTATCATTGGGCTTACCGGGTCTTGGTGTTGTGAAAGAGATGCTCGATAATTTCAAACAATCATTACCGTACCGTACTGCCCAGCATATGGGTGTGAAAATGATTAAAGATGCGGCGAGCACACATCAGTTATTAGCAACAGCTGAGTTAAAAGTAGAAACTGCTGAACTTTACTTTATGAATTTAGCAAAATCGATTGATGAGTGGGCAGCAAAAGGGGAGATTATGCCAAAAGATTTACGCCTGAAAGCTTTGGCGGATATTGGCTACGCAAATGAAATGCTGAATGACGCGGTTCAGGCAATTTTAAGAGCGAGCGGATCCGGCTTTGTATATGATGCGAGCCCGATGCAGCGTCTCCTTCGTGATTTCTTAACATTAAACTCCCACCGTTCATTGTCACCGGTTATTACAAGAGAAAACTATGGCAGACAATTAGCAGGTTTACAGCCAAATCAAATTCGTTATTAAGTAAATATTTACGGATTTTTCAGAAAAAACAAAAAAGTTTTCTTGTAGTTTGATAGTTGTCAATTAAAGTACAGTTACTTTTAAGTAAGGGGGCTAAGTGAATGAAACAAGCAATAGCAAAATTAGGGTATGTCGCATTACAGTCTTCGAATGTGGAAGCATCATTGCATTTTTTCCAAGATGTTATCGGCCTTGAGCTAACAGAACAGATTGGAGATACGTATTATTTACGGGCGTGGGGAGACTTCCAGCACCATACACTGTCCATTGCACCAGGTGAAGCAGGTCGGGTAACCCATATCGGTTTCCGTACAAAGCGCAAAGAGGATGTTGCTTTATTTGCGGATCAATTAGGCGGAAAAGGCTATGAAATTGAGCATATCGCTGCTTGGACAACACCGGGAATCGGTGAAGCAATCCGTTTTACAGCACCATCGGGTCATCGGCTGGAGCTTTACTATGATATTGAAAAACCGGTTGTGGAAGAAAGCCGTCGCTCTGTCCTGAAAAACCAAACGTATAAATCATACAACAAGGGCGCTTCTCCTCGACGTCTTGACCACGTTAATATTCATACGGATGCGGATTCAAGTATCACTTATAAATTCTTCACGGAAGAACTTGGTTTCCGGATCAATGAATGCGTTGAAACAGAAGAAGGGGATATTTTAGCCGGTTGGATGAGTGTAACACCATTGGTACATGATGTCGCTTTAGTATCGCATGAAAAACTTGAAACAACAGCGCGATTCCACCACATTTCTTACTGGCAAGACAACTCAGGCGATTTGCTGCGTGCAGCGGATATTTGCAAAGAGCACGGGCTGCAAATTATTGGACCTGGTAAACATAGCATTTCACAGGCAATTTACTTATATGTAATCGATCCTGGAAGCGGTTGCAGAGTGGAGCTGTTTACAGGCGGCTACTTAATTTTCGAGCCGGACTGGGAAACAGTTGTATGGCGTCCCGAAGAACGTGCATTTGGAAACACATACTGGGGGGACAGCATTACAGGCAATCCGCTTATTGTCCCAACAATTGATGCAACAGGTATTAAAGAAAAGAAAGCAGTTCCAGCATTAGAAGTATAGGAGGATGAAAAATGACAGTAGCAAATGAAGTGACAATCAAATCAGGTCACGTGAAAACAGGTAAATATACATCATTTGTCCATGAGGCAGGTTCAAAGACAAATGAAACGATTCTATTTTTACACGGTTCAGGTCCTGGTGTAACATCAATCGCCAACTGGAGTTATGCATTAAATGACTGTGGAAATGATTTTCACTGTTTAGCACCTGACCTATACGGCTTTGCGGATAGTGATCATCCGGATGAACCGCTAAAAAACCGTCAATTATGGATGGATTGCTGGGTTGAGCAATTAATTGAGCTGCTAGATTACTATGAAATCGAAAAAGCCCATGTAGTAGGGAACTCGTTAGGCTGTTCCATTGCGCTGGAACTGTTGCTTGAATATCCTGAACGTTTTGACCGCGTTGTATTAATGGGTCCGGGCGGCACACCTAATACGAAACTAAGCTTAGAATTGGCTCGCGCAAAATCATTCTATGACAATCCTTCTAAAAAACGCCTACAGCAAATTATGGGCTGGTTCGTTTACGACAAGGATGCGATGCAACCGGTTATTGACGGTTTAACAGATGCACGCTATGCCAATGCGATGCGTGAAGAAGTGAAGCGCTCAAATAACTCGATTTTCTCAACGGCAGCTGTACCGATTCCAGTCGTAGCATTGAACCGCATTAACCATGAGATTTTATTAATTCATGGTCAAAACGATAAAGTATGCTCAATCGAATCAAGCTATTATTTAGCAGAACATATTCCGAATGCACAATTGCATGTATTCCCTCAATGCGGTCACTGGACACAAATCGAGAAGAAAGAGTCGTTCAATTATTTAATTCAACAATTCTTCAACCGTAAAATTTAAGTCTTTCTGAGTGTTTTCCGCTGAATGATAATAAAGCGCTTACAAAATGAAGTGGAAGTGATTTGAAAATGTTAAATGAACAAGCAGATATCGTCATAGTAGGTGCCGGAAATGCCGCGTTATGCGCGGCCATTTCGGCAGCAGAACATGGCGCGAAAGTAACGGTACTGGAAATTTCCTCTGAAGAAGAAAAGGGTGGCAATACGACATACACGCACGGATCAATTCGCTTTGCTTTTAAAGATGGTGAAGAGGTTAGGCAATTGCTGCCGGATATGACGGATGAGGAATTTGCGATGACGGATTTCGGCAGCTATCCGAGTGAACAGTTTTTTGATGACGTATGCACAATGTCGAATTTTCGTACAGATTACGATTTAACATCGGTCATGACCGACAAGAGCTTTGAAACGATGCAATGGTTACTCAATCACAATATTAAATTCATCCCGATCTATGGTCGGCAGGCATATAAAATAGACGGAAAATTCAAATTTTGGGGCAACATGGTCATCGAAGCAGTCGGCGGCGGAAAAGGCTTAGTTGATGCGTTACATAATGAAGCCAATCGTTTAGGTATTACAATCCATTACAATACGGCGGCTGTTGATCTCGTCACGGAGCAGCGCAAAGTAAATGGGATTATCGTCCGTCATGCCGGTGAGGAACGCCAAATTGACTGTCAGGCGGTCGTGCTCGCAAGCGGCGGCTTCCATGCAAATGTGGAAATGCGAACAAAATATTTGGGACCTGGTTGGGATACGGTTCATACGCGCGGCTGTAAATATAACGTGGGAGACGGCTTACGCATGGCAATGCAGCTCGGGGCCCGTACTACAGGAAACTGGTCTGGTGCACACGCAGTTGGAGGCGACCGTTATTTGCCGGACTATAAGGAAGGCTTCCAGAAACTAAGCTATCCGTTCGGCATCCTCGTGAATAATGTAGGCAAGCGCTTTATAGATGAAGGCTCCGATTTCCGGAATTATACGTATGCCAAGCTGGGACGTGAAATATTAAAGCAGCCAGGGCAGTGTGCATGGCAAATTTTCGATGCAAAAACAAAACCTTTCCTGCGAGAAGAATACGAAGGGCGTCACGTTTCGAAAGTGTCCGCCCCTACGTTGGAGCAATTAGCCGAAAAGATGGACGGCATCAATAAAGATCATTTCCTGCAGGAAGTTCATGCATTTAATGCAGCAGTCAACCGTGATGCGGCATTCAACCCGAATATATTGGACGGCAAAGCAACAATTGGGTTGGACGTTCCGAAATCCAATTGGGCAAACCCGATTGAAAAAGGTCCTTTTGAAGCGTATGCCATCGGGTGCGGAATTACATTTACTTACGGTGGTTTGAAAATCTCGAAAAAAGCGGAAGTCATTCATAATGATTTCACAACAATAGATGGTTTGTATGCAGCGGGTGAAATTGTCGGTGGTTTGTATTACGACAATTATCCGGGTGGTGCGGGTTTAACTTCCGGTGCGGTATTTGGCCGCATTGCAGGTGAACAGGCCGCAAAATATAGCCGAAGAAAAATTACGATTTAAGGGAGGAAATTTTATGACAATTATAGAGCGCAAAGTAAAAACAGGCGATTACGAAACATTTATTATGGAGGGCGGCATCGGAAATAAAGATGCGGTTATTTTAATCCACGGATCTGGCCCTGGAGCAAATGGTAAAGCGAACTGGCAATTTGTCATCGATGAATATGCGGAAGATTTCCATGTAGTTGCCCTTGATCTATTCGGTTTCGGCAACACGGACCATCCGGAAGAATATCCGGAAAACGGTGTGCAATGGATGTCGGTACGCGTGAAGCAAGTACTCGATTTAATGGATGCGTTGAACATTGAAAAAGCAAATCTGATCGGGAACTCTTTAGGCGGCGTTGTAGCAACATATTTGAACATGGCTGCTCCAGAGCGCTTCAATAAAATTGTTCTGATGGGTGCAGGTGTCTCGTTGTCACAGCCAACACCGGAACTGTCAAAACTGGCAAACTTCCATTTAGACCCGACAAAAGAAAACTTGCGCAACTTACTGAGCTGGTTCGTCTATGACCTGGATCGTATGCAGGACTTTGTGGACCAAGTAGTAGAGGCGCGTTGGGAAGCATTCCAACGTCCGGAGATCCAACGTTCATACCGTGAAAACTTTACACGTTCAACAATGATAGAATTCCAAATTCCGCAAACGGCACTGGAGCGTATGCAAAATGAATTTTTATTAATCCATGGTTACCACGATCGTTTCGTGCCAGTACAAAGCAGCCTTTATGCGCTGGAACATTTACCAAATGCAGAGTTGCACATCTTAAAAAGATGTGGTCACTGGGCAATGATCGAACAGCGTGAAGAATTTTTACACGCGACAAAGCACTTTTTCACAAAGGATAAAAAAGAAGTACATTCTTAAACATAATAGGGGGCTATATCATGGGAGAAACAGTAGTAAGTACATTATCTGTAAGCGAAATGCTTGTTGAGAACGCTCGCCAGCTCATTCCAAAATTACGTGAAGCAACATTGGAAATCGATAAAAACAGCCAAATTCCAGATGAAATCATTCAGGAAATGCGTGAAAAAGGATTATTGAAGGTTTTACGACCAAAAATCTTCGGTGGACATGAAACAAGCATGCAAAATTACTTTGATGTCGTAACTGAAATCAGCCGCGGAAATCCGTCTGCCGGATGGTTCACAGCGTTAAGCAATATTCGCGATTACATGATTTCCTATGTATATGGCGAAAAAGCGCTAGCAGAAATTTTTGGACCAAACCGCGATAATGATGTGATTTTAGCAGGGAACTTTAAACCGATCCGTATCGATATTGAAAAAGTTGACGGGGGTTACTTCATTAAAGACGCACAGTGGCCGTTCGTATCGGGTGCTCCGTATGCTGACTGGTTCTACTGTGGCGCACCGGTTGACGATGGCAATGGTGGAATTGAAATGGCGATTTTAATCGTGCCTCGTGAAGATGTAACAGTTTTGGATGACTGGGATGTAGTCGGATTAAAAGGGTCAGGCAGTAACAGTATTGTCATTAAGGAAGTGTTTGTCCCGGATCACCGCATTTCATTAGACCGCTTAGCACAGCAGCGTCATTATATGATCGATGAATTAAAGGACAATCCGTTATACCGCACACCATTCGTACCGTCACTGACATTATCGATTGCAGCGCCGGTATTAGGTACTGCTCTTGGCGGATTCGATGTCCATATGGAACGAGTGAATAAAGCCGGAATCGGCAATACATTCTACAACAAAATGTCGGATGCACCACTAACGCATTTACAGATCGCAGAAATCGATATGAAATTGGAATGTGCAAGGTCATTATTCGAAAATGCGATTGAAATTTTAGATGAATATTCAACGAGCGGCAAAGAATTTACGCAAAAAGTGAGTATTCGCATTAAGGCTCAATACGGCTATGCCAACCAATTATGTAAGGAAGCCTATGATTTGATGCTGGCAGGAGCAGGTTCGGTATTTGCTTACAATAATAACG containing:
- a CDS encoding acyl-CoA dehydrogenase family protein — protein: MTTALTERQIEVMNKMQEIAANVRKRVKETEEIRRIPEATMQELKDSGLMYILRPERYGGLQANVETYSQVIIELSKACASTGWIASLCAIRDIMVAESFSEKAHLEIFSDNPEDVLFAGVYEPRSCTVRKVEGGYLVEEGHWMFCSGSLHATWGYFGMYTKDENDNILEQLLMTVPFDVLEIEDDWHTLGLRGTGSNAVKMKNIFVPEHRVTSFVKILDGDFQSPHLRDIPLYNSALFPCLILSLGLPGLGVVKEMLDNFKQSLPYRTAQHMGVKMIKDAASTHQLLATAELKVETAELYFMNLAKSIDEWAAKGEIMPKDLRLKALADIGYANEMLNDAVQAILRASGSGFVYDASPMQRLLRDFLTLNSHRSLSPVITRENYGRQLAGLQPNQIRY
- a CDS encoding VOC family protein, encoding MKQAIAKLGYVALQSSNVEASLHFFQDVIGLELTEQIGDTYYLRAWGDFQHHTLSIAPGEAGRVTHIGFRTKRKEDVALFADQLGGKGYEIEHIAAWTTPGIGEAIRFTAPSGHRLELYYDIEKPVVEESRRSVLKNQTYKSYNKGASPRRLDHVNIHTDADSSITYKFFTEELGFRINECVETEEGDILAGWMSVTPLVHDVALVSHEKLETTARFHHISYWQDNSGDLLRAADICKEHGLQIIGPGKHSISQAIYLYVIDPGSGCRVELFTGGYLIFEPDWETVVWRPEERAFGNTYWGDSITGNPLIVPTIDATGIKEKKAVPALEV
- a CDS encoding alpha/beta fold hydrolase, which codes for MTVANEVTIKSGHVKTGKYTSFVHEAGSKTNETILFLHGSGPGVTSIANWSYALNDCGNDFHCLAPDLYGFADSDHPDEPLKNRQLWMDCWVEQLIELLDYYEIEKAHVVGNSLGCSIALELLLEYPERFDRVVLMGPGGTPNTKLSLELARAKSFYDNPSKKRLQQIMGWFVYDKDAMQPVIDGLTDARYANAMREEVKRSNNSIFSTAAVPIPVVALNRINHEILLIHGQNDKVCSIESSYYLAEHIPNAQLHVFPQCGHWTQIEKKESFNYLIQQFFNRKI
- the tcuA gene encoding FAD-dependent tricarballylate dehydrogenase TcuA, with protein sequence MLNEQADIVIVGAGNAALCAAISAAEHGAKVTVLEISSEEEKGGNTTYTHGSIRFAFKDGEEVRQLLPDMTDEEFAMTDFGSYPSEQFFDDVCTMSNFRTDYDLTSVMTDKSFETMQWLLNHNIKFIPIYGRQAYKIDGKFKFWGNMVIEAVGGGKGLVDALHNEANRLGITIHYNTAAVDLVTEQRKVNGIIVRHAGEERQIDCQAVVLASGGFHANVEMRTKYLGPGWDTVHTRGCKYNVGDGLRMAMQLGARTTGNWSGAHAVGGDRYLPDYKEGFQKLSYPFGILVNNVGKRFIDEGSDFRNYTYAKLGREILKQPGQCAWQIFDAKTKPFLREEYEGRHVSKVSAPTLEQLAEKMDGINKDHFLQEVHAFNAAVNRDAAFNPNILDGKATIGLDVPKSNWANPIEKGPFEAYAIGCGITFTYGGLKISKKAEVIHNDFTTIDGLYAAGEIVGGLYYDNYPGGAGLTSGAVFGRIAGEQAAKYSRRKITI
- a CDS encoding alpha/beta fold hydrolase, whose translation is MTIIERKVKTGDYETFIMEGGIGNKDAVILIHGSGPGANGKANWQFVIDEYAEDFHVVALDLFGFGNTDHPEEYPENGVQWMSVRVKQVLDLMDALNIEKANLIGNSLGGVVATYLNMAAPERFNKIVLMGAGVSLSQPTPELSKLANFHLDPTKENLRNLLSWFVYDLDRMQDFVDQVVEARWEAFQRPEIQRSYRENFTRSTMIEFQIPQTALERMQNEFLLIHGYHDRFVPVQSSLYALEHLPNAELHILKRCGHWAMIEQREEFLHATKHFFTKDKKEVHS
- a CDS encoding acyl-CoA dehydrogenase family protein; the encoded protein is MGETVVSTLSVSEMLVENARQLIPKLREATLEIDKNSQIPDEIIQEMREKGLLKVLRPKIFGGHETSMQNYFDVVTEISRGNPSAGWFTALSNIRDYMISYVYGEKALAEIFGPNRDNDVILAGNFKPIRIDIEKVDGGYFIKDAQWPFVSGAPYADWFYCGAPVDDGNGGIEMAILIVPREDVTVLDDWDVVGLKGSGSNSIVIKEVFVPDHRISLDRLAQQRHYMIDELKDNPLYRTPFVPSLTLSIAAPVLGTALGGFDVHMERVNKAGIGNTFYNKMSDAPLTHLQIAEIDMKLECARSLFENAIEILDEYSTSGKEFTQKVSIRIKAQYGYANQLCKEAYDLMLAGAGSVFAYNNNVFQAFYRDFITMHLHAFITPSSLLETHGRLMVDLEPNTYFA